The Campylobacter concisus genome has a window encoding:
- the asnB gene encoding asparagine synthase (glutamine-hydrolyzing) — protein sequence MCGISGIINKSNVAVAKDEIKNMNDLIVHRGPDDEGFFYGKNFALGHRRLSILDLSKDGHQPMSYMEDKYTITYNGEIFNYLEIRKELEEFGYKFNSKTDTEVILASYDRWGKDCVEKFNGMWAFAIYDKKEDILFCSRDRFGVKPFYFTQTKDKFVFGSEIKQLLNFCNSKFVNKTLLIDFLATGMLEHTNETFFEGIYKLEQAHNMIYDLKTHNFKIKKYYDIALNENNKKLDETQSVDSVSKNLKQAIRLRLRSDVKVGTCLSGGLDSSSVAALASMAYTNDEEKFIAIHAKSIEESTDESIYAQMVAQHCDLNLQIVEPSTQKFIDNIQEVVYTQEEPFGGPSIFMQYFVMQKAKDLNCKVMLDGQGGDETLLGYEKYYPAIYLDMFKNFGLVYCLKEIMRSNKNNSKLSLFGILKYIVGSLFFGIRKIYIKRNVSYLKAFENKFLFLGNLSKKYFNIDEMQKYEIFTTNLPALLRYEDKNSMRHSIETRLPFVDYVNLENSLSINAKYKIKDGWSKYVLRKVIDSFLPNEVVWRKNKFGFNAPDNIWLNSIKDKMKEDILGSDIIKSVADMEHLKFKLNSMNILIMWRLYCVSVWERVYDVQAK from the coding sequence ATGTGTGGAATAAGTGGAATAATCAATAAGAGCAATGTTGCTGTGGCAAAAGATGAAATAAAAAATATGAATGATTTGATAGTTCATAGAGGGCCAGACGATGAGGGCTTTTTTTATGGCAAAAATTTTGCATTAGGACATAGAAGATTATCTATCCTGGATCTTAGCAAAGATGGTCATCAGCCTATGAGCTATATGGAAGATAAATATACAATAACATATAACGGTGAAATTTTTAATTATTTAGAGATAAGAAAAGAGCTTGAAGAATTTGGATATAAATTTAACTCAAAAACTGATACCGAAGTTATTTTAGCAAGCTATGATCGATGGGGCAAAGATTGTGTCGAAAAATTTAATGGAATGTGGGCTTTTGCAATATATGATAAAAAAGAAGATATATTGTTTTGTTCAAGAGATAGATTTGGAGTAAAGCCATTTTATTTTACGCAGACAAAAGATAAATTTGTATTTGGCTCAGAGATAAAACAACTTTTAAATTTCTGCAATAGCAAATTTGTAAACAAGACCTTGCTAATTGATTTTTTGGCTACCGGTATGCTAGAACATACTAATGAAACATTTTTTGAAGGTATCTATAAACTAGAGCAAGCTCATAATATGATTTATGATTTAAAAACTCATAATTTTAAAATTAAAAAATATTACGATATAGCACTAAATGAAAATAATAAAAAATTAGATGAAACTCAAAGCGTAGATTCGGTTTCAAAAAATTTAAAACAAGCAATTAGATTGAGGTTGAGATCGGACGTTAAAGTCGGAACTTGTCTTAGCGGAGGGCTTGATAGCTCGAGTGTGGCAGCGCTTGCTTCTATGGCATATACCAATGATGAGGAAAAATTTATAGCCATTCATGCAAAATCAATAGAGGAAAGTACAGATGAAAGTATATATGCACAAATGGTGGCGCAGCATTGCGACTTAAATTTACAAATAGTGGAGCCAAGTACACAAAAATTTATTGATAACATACAAGAAGTTGTTTATACGCAAGAGGAACCATTTGGTGGCCCATCTATTTTTATGCAGTATTTTGTTATGCAAAAAGCAAAGGATTTAAACTGTAAGGTTATGTTGGATGGCCAAGGTGGTGACGAGACTCTACTTGGATATGAAAAGTATTACCCAGCAATTTATTTAGATATGTTTAAAAATTTTGGTTTAGTGTACTGTTTAAAAGAGATAATGAGGTCAAATAAAAATAACTCAAAATTGAGTTTATTTGGGATATTGAAATATATAGTTGGAAGTTTATTTTTTGGGATAAGAAAAATTTACATTAAAAGAAATGTTAGTTATTTAAAAGCTTTTGAAAATAAATTTTTATTCTTGGGGAATTTGTCAAAAAAATATTTCAATATAGATGAGATGCAAAAATATGAAATTTTTACCACAAATTTACCAGCGCTTTTGAGATATGAGGATAAAAACTCAATGAGACACTCTATCGAAACCAGACTTCCATTTGTAGATTATGTAAATTTAGAAAATTCTCTGAGCATAAATGCAAAATACAAAATTAAAGATGGTTGGAGTAAATATGTCTTAAGAAAGGTTATTGATAGCTTTTTGCCAAATGAAGTAGTTTGGCGAAAAAATAAATTTGGTTTTAATGCGCCTGATAATATTTGGTTAAATAGT
- a CDS encoding lipopolysaccharide biosynthesis protein, translating into MIKIFFSNSLMYILCNILTKGISFFLLPVYTRLLSPNEYGILDLFTVLASMINLVITFEISQALARYYHDASDDLQRRMYTSTSFLFTVAMYLVYVVISCVFSEQFSFWLLDSKNKEEIFILASIFIASSGIFYFIQNHLKWRIMPKTIVFTSILNSIIATFITIFLLFTTNLKVESIFIGQIIGCVIGSVVGIHSAKLDYGIVFSYTKLKEMIAFSFPLVFSGIGIFIGANIDRMAIKNFIGLDELGIYGVAYRIASISSLVIVGFQQALTPLVYKHYLESDTHVNISKIFNIFCLLMICIVTGSILFSKEILFIFTTKNYYAASSSIPILTLSIFLAGMYIFAPGISIAKKTYLTVIVTAIFALLNIILNWIFVPKLASLGAAFGTLISSGVSFFIYVFLSYKYYPIHYSLIKIVFTCIMIFSFSYIIIYFLNEISLFNMVVKILFLFIIFIVVYALVVKVG; encoded by the coding sequence ATGATTAAAATTTTCTTTTCTAATAGCCTGATGTATATATTATGCAATATTTTAACAAAAGGTATTTCATTTTTTTTGTTGCCAGTATATACTAGGTTGTTATCGCCAAATGAATATGGGATTTTGGATTTATTTACTGTTTTGGCCTCCATGATAAATTTAGTAATTACTTTTGAAATTTCACAAGCCCTTGCTAGATATTATCATGATGCGAGTGATGATTTGCAAAGAAGAATGTATACTTCTACTTCTTTTTTATTTACTGTAGCTATGTACTTAGTTTATGTTGTTATTTCCTGTGTGTTTAGTGAACAATTTAGTTTTTGGTTGCTAGACAGTAAAAATAAGGAGGAAATTTTTATACTAGCTTCTATTTTTATAGCAAGTAGTGGGATTTTTTATTTTATTCAAAATCACTTAAAATGGAGAATAATGCCCAAAACAATTGTTTTCACAAGTATACTAAATTCCATCATTGCTACTTTTATTACTATTTTTTTACTTTTTACTACAAATTTAAAGGTTGAATCGATTTTTATTGGTCAAATAATTGGATGTGTTATAGGCTCTGTGGTTGGTATACATAGCGCTAAGCTCGATTACGGAATAGTATTTAGTTATACTAAATTAAAGGAAATGATAGCATTTTCATTTCCTTTGGTATTTTCTGGTATTGGTATATTTATTGGAGCCAATATAGATAGAATGGCAATAAAAAATTTTATTGGTCTTGATGAGCTTGGAATTTATGGGGTTGCATATAGAATAGCATCTATTTCTAGTTTAGTAATAGTTGGATTTCAACAAGCTCTTACTCCATTGGTTTACAAGCACTATCTCGAAAGTGATACCCATGTGAATATTTCTAAAATTTTTAATATTTTTTGTTTATTAATGATTTGTATTGTCACAGGAAGTATATTATTCTCAAAAGAAATTCTTTTTATTTTTACAACAAAAAATTACTACGCTGCAAGCTCATCGATACCTATTTTAACTTTATCTATTTTTTTGGCTGGCATGTATATATTCGCACCAGGGATAAGTATAGCAAAAAAAACTTACCTTACAGTAATAGTTACTGCTATATTTGCTTTATTGAATATAATTTTAAACTGGATATTTGTGCCAAAATTAGCTTCTTTGGGTGCAGCTTTTGGGACTCTTATTAGCTCTGGAGTATCTTTTTTTATATACGTTTTTTTGTCATATAAGTATTATCCCATACACTATTCACTTATAAAAATAGTATTTACATGTATTATGATTTTTTCTTTTTCTTATATTATTATATATTTTCTTAATGAAATTAGTTTGTTTAATATGGTGGTTAAAATTTTATTCTTATTTATAATATTTATTGTTGTATATGCATTAGTGGTTAAAGTAGGTTAA
- a CDS encoding glycosyltransferase: protein MFKKFFLYILIKIQFFVLALLYFIFSRFGCNVKDVHSFVIGVDEIANNIFFIGNILTNSTTVCLCRNKFYNSKYDHSLIKFRSSLFYWSCRIVYGPILLAYLATKNTHFFYIWDTGFTLDRNLEFKFLKRKHKKIICLFVGDDIRSIIRTVDQSKKLDIDTYANYYGFIDRNFFSIDYDNKKKMTANSADLYADIIFGSDIDQISYLHKKSEPWCYVYDKKNFYKDNSKFNTKIIRVLHVPSNAILKGTPLVRAAIKKLKAQGYSFEYIELVDEPNHIVLEKLRGSHIVLNSFYGYVPGLFGVEAMANNCAVLMSAELDIEFLKNKNTNDIWLMTKYWEIYDNLKYLLDNPEKIKYYANNGYDFAFNYYTYDYAKKYINDLLLSKEIL from the coding sequence TTGTTTAAAAAATTTTTTTTATATATTTTAATAAAAATACAATTTTTTGTTTTAGCATTACTATATTTCATTTTTTCGAGGTTTGGTTGTAATGTTAAAGATGTTCATAGTTTTGTAATAGGCGTAGATGAAATAGCTAATAATATATTTTTTATAGGAAATATCTTAACAAATTCAACTACTGTGTGTCTATGTAGAAACAAATTTTATAATTCAAAATACGATCACTCTTTAATAAAATTTAGAAGCAGCTTATTTTACTGGTCTTGCAGAATCGTTTATGGACCAATTCTTTTGGCTTATTTAGCTACTAAAAATACTCATTTTTTTTACATATGGGATACAGGTTTTACATTGGATAGAAATTTAGAGTTTAAATTTTTAAAGAGAAAACATAAAAAAATAATTTGCTTGTTTGTTGGCGATGATATAAGATCAATAATAAGAACAGTGGACCAATCAAAAAAGTTAGATATAGATACTTATGCGAATTATTATGGCTTTATTGATCGAAATTTCTTTAGTATTGATTATGATAACAAGAAAAAGATGACTGCTAATTCTGCTGATCTATACGCAGATATAATTTTTGGTTCAGATATAGATCAGATTTCATATTTACATAAAAAATCTGAGCCTTGGTGCTATGTTTACGATAAAAAAAATTTTTATAAAGATAATAGTAAATTCAATACCAAAATTATTAGGGTTTTGCACGTACCATCAAATGCCATACTGAAAGGCACTCCTTTAGTTAGGGCGGCCATAAAAAAATTAAAGGCTCAAGGTTATAGTTTTGAATATATAGAACTTGTTGATGAGCCGAATCATATAGTCCTAGAAAAACTTAGGGGCTCTCATATAGTTCTAAATAGCTTTTACGGCTATGTGCCAGGTCTGTTTGGTGTGGAAGCAATGGCAAATAATTGTGCAGTACTAATGTCTGCGGAACTTGATATTGAATTTTTAAAAAATAAGAATACTAATGATATATGGCTTATGACAAAATACTGGGAAATATACGATAATCTAAAGTATCTACTTGATAACCCCGAGAAAATTAAATATTATGCAAATAACGGTTATGATTTTGCATTTAATTACTATACATACGACTATGCAAAAAAATATATTAATGACTTATTGTTATCAAAAGAAATTCTATAA
- a CDS encoding MaoC family dehydratase has product MLSDNFSGIPIEDIHIGMYALYTQTITDADIKIFSGVSGDKNPIHMCDEYAQRSRYKKRIAHGMMLASYFSSLFGTKLPGHGSIYVSQSLNFKRPIYIDDTVTVKVEVADVNLIKRRVYFKTTCSVKSKVVIDGVAEIYIPLVKG; this is encoded by the coding sequence ATGTTAAGTGATAATTTTAGCGGTATACCAATAGAAGATATTCATATAGGAATGTACGCTTTATATACTCAAACAATAACAGATGCGGATATTAAAATATTTTCCGGAGTATCCGGAGATAAAAACCCAATACATATGTGCGATGAATATGCTCAAAGGTCAAGATATAAAAAAAGAATTGCACATGGTATGATGTTGGCTTCATATTTTTCGTCTTTGTTTGGGACAAAACTACCAGGACATGGCAGCATATATGTTTCCCAGTCGCTAAATTTTAAAAGACCAATTTATATTGATGATACGGTTACTGTTAAAGTTGAAGTAGCCGATGTTAATTTGATAAAACGAAGAGTATATTTTAAAACAACGTGCTCGGTTAAGAGTAAGGTCGTGATCGACGGTGTGGCTGAAATATACATACCACTTGTTAAAGGGTAA